One genomic segment of Cottoperca gobio chromosome 21, fCotGob3.1, whole genome shotgun sequence includes these proteins:
- the umps gene encoding uridine 5'-monophosphate synthase → MENVSIDTIILKLHDVDAVKFGEYKLKTGMMTPIYIDLRVLVSHPVLMNQVSSLIYQRVQEEGLQFDSVCGVPYTALPLATIICSRHELPMLIRRKEAKDYGTKRLVEGSFREGDTCLIIEDTVTTGSSIQETAEVLYKGGLKVTDAVVLMDREQGGVDMLASQGIKLHPIISMFKLLNVLLAAERIDTKTAQSVREFILDNNTFSPKEDNGNGGPSTKKPCMEQNVELSYAERAKLPNVHPLASKLLKTMEEKQSNLCVSADVTSSEELLQLADSLGPNICLLKTHVDILKDYTAAFCQKLQALAEKHNFLIFEDRKFADIGNTVKHQYEGGLYQISSWSHIVNAHAVPGPGVVKGLSAVGKPLGRGCLLIAQMSSQGSLATGEYTQAVLKMSEEHSDFVIGFICGSKITKRPEFIHMTPGVQMQAGGDGLGQQYSTPEEVLCNKGSDVIIVGRGILEAPDRLKAAESYRKSGWKAYTKRLGQSGQ, encoded by the exons ATGGAAAACGTTTCCATTGACACTATAATCCTGAAGCTCCATGATGTGGACGCGGTGAAGTTTGGAGAGTACAAACTGAAGACCGGCATGATGACACCCATTTATATCGACCTGAGGGTGCTCGTATCCCACCCggtgctcatgaaccag gTGTCTAGTCTCATCTACCAACGAGTTCAAGAAGAGGGGCTTCAATTTGACTCGGTGTGTGGGGTTCCATACACAGCCCTGCCTTTGGCCACAATCATCTGTTCTCGACATGAACTGCCCATGCTCATCAGGCGAAAGGAGGCCAAGGACTATG GAACCAAGCGTCTGGTGGAGGGCTCATTTCGTGAGGGGGATACATGTCTGATCATCGAGGACACTGTGACCACTGGCAGCAGCATCCAGGAAACTGCTGAAGTACTCTACAAAGGAGGACTGAAG gTGACAGATGCTGTAGTGCTGATGGACAGAGAGCAAGGCGGTGTCGATATGTTGGCTTCTCAGGGTATCAAGCTCCATCCCATCATCTCCATGTTTAAGCTGCTCAACGTGCTGCTGGCAGCCGAACGCATCGACACCAAAACCGCCCAGAGCGTCCGCGAGTTCATCCTGGACAACAACACTTTCAG CCCCAAGGAGGATAATGGCAATGGAGGTCCTTCCACCAAAAAGCCATGTATGGAGCAGAACGTGGAGCTGAGCTATGCAGAGAGAGCCAAACTACCAA ATGTCCACCCTCTGGCGTCAAAGCTGCTGAAGACAATGGAGGAGAAGCAGTCTAACCTCTGTGTGTCCGCCGATGTGACGAGCAGCGAGGAGCTTCTTCAGCTGGCCGACTCTCTCGGCCCCAACATCTGCCTGCTGAAGACGCACGTCGACATCCTAAAG GACTACACGGCGGCCTTTTGCCAGAAACTGCAGGCTTTGGCTGAGAAACACAACTTCCTCATCTTTGAAGATCGCAAGTTTGCTGACATTGGGAACACAGTCAAGCATCAGTATGAAG GTGGTTTGTACCAGATCTCGTCTTGGTCCCACATAGTGAATGCCCATGCGGTGCCGGGGCCCGGGGTGGTGAAGGGCCTGAGTGCAGTAGGTAAGCCTCTGGGCAGAGGCTGTTTGCTCATAGCACAGATGAGCTCCCAGGGGTCACTGGCAACTGGTGAATACACACAGGCTGTG CTGAAGATGTCAGAGGAGCATTCAGACTTTGTGATTGGGTTCATCTGCGGCTCTAAGATCACCAAGAGGCCAGAGTTCATCCACATGACCCCTGGGGTCCAGATGCAGGCTGGAG GTGATGGGTTGGGCCAGCAGTACTCCACCCCAGAGGAAGTCCTCTGCAACAAAGGCTCTGATGTCATCATCGTCGGTCGGGGTATCCTGGAGGCCCCTGATAGGCTGAAAGCTGCTGAGTCGTACAGAAAGTCAGGCTGGAAGGCTTACACAAAGAGACTGGGACAGAGTGGCCAATAG